Genomic DNA from Polyodon spathula isolate WHYD16114869_AA chromosome 8, ASM1765450v1, whole genome shotgun sequence:
TGTATAgcaattattcagaccaccaaaaccttgagcattgtgtgcttttaaattgttgcagttaagcaaattaaaaccgtcacctcgttcttgatttttcttctttttcgtAAGTAAGGGCTTGTGGcaggatggctttgtggtgacataCCCAGACCACGAGGTTGATACAGACGCATGATCTGGGTTGATGCGCTGCTgcgcatatttattaaacaaaaaataaataaaaatgcagacaaaAGACACAGCTCACATAGCCccaaataaacagttgtaacaaacgaAATCTCTAACACAAAATTAGAGAATCTATTCTAATTTGATAGAATAGGTTATTAACTATGTATCATCAgtaagtacttgtgtatgttaactttattctatacattattaatggtacagtaattgttaatacctgttcgattatccatacaaatcgattataCGAACTAGTATCAGTCCCAATTAGTTTGAATAATTGACTCTTCTGtacttgtatttacagtattccgTGAGGACACTTACTTCCTAATTATTGGTTGCAATTGATTTTGTTCTGTAGAAattgatccttgtttcttttacagGGTTTGTAAAGTTTTCTGTGGTGGTTGTAGGATTTGTATTGGCCTTGTATGTTGCTTCTCAAGTTTTTGAATTCAAAATGGATACCAATTTAGGAAATATCTTTGGTAAgtttttcattgtctttttttttatttgacagggTAAGTCAGTTGAGAACAGATTCAAATTTTTTTATTGACAACCTAGTAAAGAGGCTCCCAAAACTACAGCAAAGTTTCAAGCATTGtaagtgtgtgtgttatttcatCATAAAATAGGTTTTACTGAAACTTCAGCTACTGAAAATGCTAATTAAGAGCAATTGATTTCTGtgaaaatattatatacagtgtattTATATCTTAATGTAGACCAACAAAAGGCAGACTCATATAATATGCAGCAGAGTGCTTAACTTGAGAGTTTCTTTCAGCCCCATACCAGTTGTAATCGAAGGTATGCTCATTCACTATTGAAGTCTGATTAGCTTGCAGTGTTAGCCATGCATAGTTTGTGGATTTAATAAAACCACAAATGGAGCACTATGCCTTCTTGACCTGGAGTCTTGGGAGAACCTTGACATGTACAACAAATTACTTTGCCCAAAGCGCATgtattttaaagatacagtacatatacaaatAACATGTTAAGCCAGGTGGTAAAGAAATTGGGGGATGCATCATTCTTATCGAGAATAAAAGACCTTTTCAGCTTCATCGACAAATCTAAAATATTTGCATAGAGCAAGTTTTCTCATCTGTTTCTCAGGTTTTCCctgcttttctttttcctaaTCTTGCTTTGTGTTCACACTTGTACTGGGATAACTAGGTCTTAAACAACCAAGTCATTTATTAGGGACTTCAAATAAAGTTACAGAAAGAAAAGGCAGGGACACTTTGCATTAACAGAACTAAGTGCTGTGTCCTAGCACTCTACGAAAAGCGAACCTATATTTCTGAAGAGAGGTTCAGACCATTTAAAAGCATTGCTTAACTTTTCtgataatgtttgtgttttttttgtttgtttatttttttaacagcaaggTCAGCTGTGTCTCATTCACATTGtaagttatttaatttattttgcttagCACTGTGTTATAGTAAAGTCTTTATCACATTTGAGATATAAATTTCATACATTGCTCAttgtaatatatttgttatattgaAGAGTATTGTCTTTCAAAACACTTCTAGCTGCTGACATGTCAAATTGACCAATCATACATGATCCAGTATGCTGAATGTTACTGAAAAATTGCACCATTTTTCTAAGCGTCTACTTTAATcagatataaaacaaacattttaatgacttCACTTGCATTTCCCTTTAAGCTGAAATAAGTCTTCGCTGTGGATAACATTTTCTAGTTGAATGACATTTGAATTCATCTGCCTTTTTCATTCAGCTACAAAACCTCCGAGGTATAAATGTGGACTTTCAAAACCCTGTCCGGAGAAGCATTTTGCATTCAAAATGGCAAGTGGGGCAGCAAGTGTTGTTGGGCCAAAGATGTGCTTGGAAGATAATGTGTaagtatatattttctgtttttccagTTTTACAGAAATACAGGAGTAACCATAGAATGGTTACTGTTGCCTTGTGTATATGTTAAATTGTTAATGTAGACTGGGTCTTTTTCATCTAGTTGACATCAAGAAAACTGTCTCGCACTCCATCAGTTCATTAGATGTTCTTGCTCAACATGACATGAAATTGAATCAAAGGGGATATAATGAAGAGACCCTTAGATTTTTGGCAATATTTTGATGTCTGTTATCCAAATGCCTTCATTTATTATATGGGACTGGCAGGGTTTAGCTTGTCGGtggtatccagctctatgttatCAAGGGGAATAGGGATGGTTGGTATACCGGTTTTGCAGTATACAGCGGTTTAGATACAATTACGGTATTTAtactgttccttttattctacaccgcaattatagtaattcctttatacaacggtTAAGCGTTTTTGAACTGCAAACACGCTTTGGTacaatcaagcgatggtacttgcagccttagcaaagtgtctgaggaagatttttttgtgaactgatactgtattttgataatggttttgaaggaaatggtcaacgacacagaatacacatttccaTGCTGTGTTCTCTTACCCAGAGTTTGCTGCGccagctgctcttggctgctgtctttctgacgtcacacgtagcttttagagaaacgccttgtccaaaccttgcagcacagaacacattttcaacgtgctatatttacgtttgtctggattatcagtagtcagtttaatgtaattgattaacattaactttagtaaaattatacatcacttgtCACGGATTTAGTgcagtatgtttgtttaaataattgatttatttatttaatatagtgttgacaaggctgttaatgataaaatgtcattggtctctgctaacaaggtggcggcagtagttttagtggttatttacGATTAGCAGGtaactcgtgatctttgcatcgtgcCTTTGGTTCACAGAGGTAGCCATCCTCCGatagtaacatttcaaagctgcgctgggatGTGCAAAATCTGCACATATTTCTCTGGGTGTTGAGTGATGTCTACagcgattctgtgcagcactgtggaaatctgcgctataagaacacgaccaatttCTCGattaaaactagcacagacccgcgactgcagcagaaTAGCCTACTTATTACCAACATAGTttagcctactttggagatttgcaatttagtttttcagctTAAAAATtgagcactacatggcaatgcctagaagttggaataatggcaagatgcaccatttctccactggcttttactatggcaatggAAGTCATTATTAGGGTATctaaatgggtagtgggaggagagtgcttggcttctggaatgtgactacaaCCAATTCGcccatacatggatgacatgacaaccatgactacaacagtagcctgcactaattggttattgggcaaattaaccagtaAAGTGAATGGAATGAAATTCAAGTCTGCTAAATCAAGGAGAGTCTCTATACTTAAAGGCAAAGTAGTGGATAAAAGGTTCTGCATTAATCGTGAGGCAATATCAGCGGTGTCTgagaagccaatgaaaagtcttgggagatggtatgaagAGGACCAAATGGACACAGCTTGTGTgggaagtgagacaacaagcagtagaAGGGTTGCAGAGCATATaaagcagcgctttaccgggcaaactgaaactctggtgctttcagtttggtctactgccaaggctgctgtggccactggtGCTAGAACGAAGTGTCTCCATCGAGCCCTGTGATGGCCGGCTTACCAACCAGACCCGCTTGTGTTCTTTTCCCTTCTCAAATCACGGACAACACAcaagattgaaagaaaaatacCACTGATGCGCACCTTttaattacaacaaaaacaaaacaaacacctagctccttcggagcactgactaaacattcgtTGCAGattcctgactagctcgcaggacggatacgccgtttacctgccacaaacccaCACAAAACTCAAACTCACACAAGTTTCACACGATACCTTCCTCAGAAaacgactgctcacacacacacacagtcgggctcctcactcagcagcagcccgagcagactggctgcctctcttaaataccctgcacctggctctaatttacaattaccaccaggtgcaggggataacaaaacaataaaacaattacccaattaaacaattaaaccttTAGTccattcacccaaacgtgcattctcacatttttttttagcagggaggattttaaccccctccctgctatctcacaagccctcttgaggtgttgtgggctagtcgacgaaacacccaAGAATGGAagctgcccacttgaagaccccagagatgtaccctactcagctcaatccagacggctgGGATGCTGAGGCGCTGGGGAGGCcgtactgtggttgatccccggagccaacatcgcagccgttgtgtgtgctgatgctccagggaggcaaaataaggtgatccctggagccagcattacactttagccatcaacaccaggcagaaggatatctagaTCATCAGATGGATgaaaatgcaaatggatggaaatgcagatagatcacattagtttactgtaaagctgtgtgttagttggtgcttatcttggcgagagccgagactaaaatcagcatgaagttttaacatctactcgtaatggaaatcatgataaacaaaaatattacaattCAGCCAACACATGCAACAAACCACATTTCTATCCACAATTGTAAGCTGGTTTAGTGATTTCtaaagtaaaataacaattgGATATAACATGTAATAAGTGATTTTTGTTGTAGACTAGTTGAAGTGTAGCGTGGGTTTCAAATGATCCCATATTTATAAAGATACAATGTTGACAGTGTGATAATTACTAGTGTTGCTGAAAATACTAAAGGTTCAAATAACTGCAAAATCATTTGTAATTATATTATGAAATGTAATGGCCTGTTGTAAATCGCAGTGTGTAActgttcttttcttttacagGTTGATGAGTGGTGTTAAGAACAATGTTGGAAGAGGATTGAATATAGCTTTAGTAAATGGTAAATTAGTTTCAGTGATTGGGGTCCTCATTTTAACATAGCTGCACACTTTCGTGGATCTCATTTCTGTCCTTAACATTTTGATGTTTGCAACCATTCTTTACTCAAATATTGGGTTTGGTATCCCAAATGTAGCAGAGACTGGATCATACAAAGTGTATGTGCAGTAGAATTATAGGaatcagcaccatctagtgaacaactattgtaaaattgtttttgtgtttttaactggCAATACACTGTGAACTCAAGTCAAAGCGCCATAACAAAATGGTTTGAGTTATTGTATAAAGTATCATTGCAAACTTCATACAAGTGTAAAGTTCTCATTCTGGGAAAATTAATATGTCTgtacatatatgaaaaatgtaatttatccATTAGTGGAAAAAAAAGTGATTGCCCAATTGCTCTCTTGTGGGCATAGGTGATAATGCAAGAGTAGTTTTAGTTCAACAAAGACAGAATGCTATACTGATCCAATTTAAAATAGTTACAAATTACAGTGGAAAGATAGATTTCTTTTGGACaacagtttttcattaattaagcactgttttgtttatatacagGTAGAACTGGAGAATTAATGGATACAAAGTTTTTTGACATGTGGGATGGAGGTAAGTTCTTGACTGGTTGCTTttaacgtttttttgttttttttccccccaaaataaAGCTTGCCCTTTTATTTTAAGTGTGTCCTACTTAATGTTGACTTCTTTGCTTTCCAGATGTGAAGCCTTTAATCGAGTTTCTCAAGACCATCCAGGATGGGACAGTTGTGTTAATTGCCACCTTTGATGATGGTGCAACTAAGTAAGTTTATATTGTGTGTTCCTTCCTTTTGTGACAGACCATATTTACTGTGTTATGGAAACTCTAACGGCACCCTTAAGTTAGACCTGTTACCGAAGAtggcttttttttcagattagaAAAACACTGAGATATTGACTTTGTACTTGGTAGACTGCTCTGTTCTGAGTAGTCCAGTAgaattgttttaacctctggaaATATGACAGATTTTTCACAAATcctttttacttttatataaaccATTGCATCTGGAATGACATTTGCTTATTAAATCAGTAATGCTCTCTTTTCTAGTTTTGCCGTTATAAATATAACGCTTTTCTATGCTCATGTTGATAAGGAGTATGATTGTGTGTTACcttgttttaatctttttgacCAGTGAAAT
This window encodes:
- the LOC121319806 gene encoding protein FAM3C-like, encoding MRVAGFVKFSVVVVGFVLALYVASQVFEFKMDTNLGNIFARSAVSHSHSTKPPRYKCGLSKPCPEKHFAFKMASGAASVVGPKMCLEDNVLMSGVKNNVGRGLNIALVNGRTGELMDTKFFDMWDGDVKPLIEFLKTIQDGTVVLIATFDDGATKLNDEARNLLGELGSTNIATLGFRDNWIFVGGKGIKTKSPFEQHIKNNKDTNKYEGWPEVLEMEGCIPEKSD